CTGCCACCGGTGGAGGGAGCAGGGCCCGGAGGGGGAGAGGCCGGGAAGATACCAGGCCTCGACGAGATGGGGACAGGCCGACGTGGGCGGCAGACCCGAGAGGGAACAGACGGCGCGGCGGCCCACGGAGGCGGGACGCTCGGGCAGGGAGCCCCCCAGGACGGCCATGATCTCGACGGCGGGAGGGACGGCCGCGGCGAGTCCGATCAGTTCCGCATGGGACGTCCCCAGGGGGTCGCCCATCCAGACGACGACGGTCCACGCCTCGTTCCAGGCCACGGCCCAGGCGTCGCGGAGGCCGTAGGAGGTGCCCGTCTTGAGGGCCATCTCCGCCCGTCCCCGGAGGAGGCTGCGCTGGGCCGGAGAGAGGCGGCGGCCGTCGCCGAGGATCTGGCCGACGAGGAAGGCGCTTCCCTCCGAGAAGGGCGAGGACGCCTCCCTGAGGCCCTCTCCCTCGACGAAGCGCAAGGGGCCGTCGCGCCCCGAGGCGAGCGTCCTGTAGGCCCGGGCCATTTCGAGCGGCGTCACCTCGCAGCCTCCCAGGACGAGGGAGTCGCCGTAGCGGGCGCCGTCGCCGGTGAGTCGGGAGAAGCCGAGCCCCCGGAGGCGGTGGAGGAAGCGCTCGACGCCGAGGGCCCTCAGGGCCCGGACGGCGGGGACGTTGAGGGAATCGGCCAGGGCGTCGGCCATGGAGACGGGGCCTCGGTAGCGCAGATCGAAGTTGCGCGGCGCCCGGCCCGAAAGGGCCAGGGGCGTGTCGGCCATGAGGGACGACGGCGAGAGGAGCCCCTCGTCGAGGGCCATAGCGTAGAGGAAGGGCTTCAGAGCCGATCCCGGCGATCGGGGGGCCGAGGCGCAGTCGACCCAGCCCCAGGGCAGGGAGGAGCCGAATCGGCCGTTTCCGACGTAGGCCCGGACCGATCCATCGCGGTTGTCGACGACGACGGCCGCCGCCGTCACCTCCTGGGGCAGGGGGCGCAGCCCCGCCGCGAGGCTGTCGAGGACGAGGCGCTGAAGGGAGGCGTCCAGGGTCGAACGGCCGCCGCCGCGGCTCAGGACCTGGGAGGCGAAGAGGAACTCCTCCCGGGGGAGGGTCATGGCCCGGGGGATCGCCTCGGCCATGGCCAGACGGGCCTCCGATTCCGTCACCCGCCCCCGCCGCGCCAGCTCGGCCAGGATGAGATCTCTCCTGGCCCTGAGCCGCTCGGGATAGAGGTCGGGCCTGTAGCGCGTGGGCCCCTTGAGAAGGGCCGTCAGCGTGGCCGCCTCGGCCAGGGAGAGGTCCCGAGGCCGCTTGTTCCACCAGGCCAGGGCTCCCGCCGCCGCTCCCTTCAGGTTGCCGCCGAAGGGAGCCCTGTTGAGGTAGGCCTCGAGGATCGCCTCTTTCGGGAGGCGGCGCTCCAGGGCCAGGGCCTGGAGGAACTCGACGGCCTTGGCCCCCAGGGTTCTCGGCCGGGGATGAAGGAGGCGGACGAGCTGGCTCGTCAGCGTCGACCCTCCGGAGACGATCCTCCCCTGTCTCAGGTTCTGGGCGACGGCCCGGATAAGGCCGATTCCGTCGACGCCTCCGTGGCCGAAAAAGCGACGGTCCTCCACCTCGACGACGACGAGAGGAAGCCAGCGTCCCATCTCCTCCAGGGGAAGGGGGAGACAGACCTCCTCGTTCTCCGTCAGTCCCGCCCAGAGAAGCCGTCCCTCCCGGTCGGTCACCGTCGGCGACGCCTCGAGAGGGGGCGCCTCCTCGACGGGAAGGAGGGACGGCGTCTGCCAGAGAAGGGCCGCCAGGAGGGCGCCCAGAAGGATCGCCCCGGGACCTCGGGCCATCTAGCGGACCGTCAGCCGTCCCCCGCCGCCGAGGCTGCGGACTCCCGGGGCGTACATGGCCTCGGCCACGACGGGAGGGAGGGCGAAATCGCCTCGGGCAACGACGCGGCAGCGGTACCCGAGAGTGACGCTTCCGTCCAGGGCGTCGGGAAAGAGGAGGACCCTGTCGAAGCGGACGTCGCGACGGGCTCCGACCGTCTCCTCCGCAGGCCCCAGGGCGGGATTCCAGACGTCGAAACAGCCGGGGAGAAGATCGACGACGACGACGTCGCGAACCGCCCCCGTGGGGACGATGTCGATGCGGACATGAATCTCCTGGCCCAGGGTCAGGGGCCGGCTCGTGTCGATGGCCACGCCCTCCCTGTCGGTGAAGGTGCGGCGCACCCGGATGCCCCGGTCCTCGGCCGCGACGGCGTCGAGGGGGACGCCCGATGCCGTCCAGGAGGCGTAGAGGGGACCGGGACCGGCGTTTTCCACCTTCCAGGCGACGAAGCGGTCGGCCGAAAGGAGAAGGTCGTCGCCCGTGGCCAGGGAGACCGGCCTCGTGCCGTCGTCGACGACGGCCGAGAAGGGGCGGAGGTCGGCCCGGGCGAGGTAGGGGCCCAGGGCCATAAGGGCCGTGGCCGCCTCCTGGGAGGAGAGAGGCCCGGAGGCGACGGAGCGGAGGAGCTCGGCGGCCAGAGAGGCCTCGGCGGCTCCGCCTCGATCGAGGACGCCCAGGGCAAGGAGACGGAGGGCCCGGTCCCTGAGGGGCGAGGCGTAGCGATCGCGTCCCTGGAGGCCGGTGCCGCCGGCGAGGGCCAATCCCTCCTCTTTTTTGCCGCCAAGGCCGTAGGCGCCGGCCAGGAGGGCCCGCCCGGCGTCGTCCATTTCGCCGGCCCTCTCGGCGAGCCAGGCCATCCAGCCCAGAGGGGGCTCCCCCGAGAGGGCCATGACGTAGGCGGCGTAGGCCTTGCGCGACAGGGCTTCCCCGTCGTCGGAGATGTCGGAGAGGACCGACGCCAGGAAGGACCGGACGCGGCGGGCCATGGCTTCGGGGACCTGTCCCGCCTCGAGAGAGGCCAGGAAATGGGCGGCATAGAGGCTTCCCCAGCCGTCTAAGGAGCCGTTGGGCCAGGAGGCGAAGCCTCCGTTGTAGAGCTGGTAGGTCTGGAGCCTGGCGACGGTCTCCCCGATGGATCGGGCCCCGGCGGCTCTGTCGGGAAGGACGACGAGAGGCCATGCCGAGGAGACAAGCTGTTCCAGGCAGCCGTAGGGGTAGTCCCTCAGGAGGGCGACGAGGGGGAGCAGATCGGCCTCGGGCGATCCCGAGAGGTAAAGGGAGGTCCGAAGCGTCCCCGGAAGCCAGCGCCCCTCCTCCTTCATGACGAAGGAGCCTCCTTCGATGACGGCGCTCCCCGAAAGGGTGAGGGGAGGCATGGGCGGACGGACGACGGTCTCCCTTTCGACGACGAAATCGAGGTCCGGTCCCCTGACGGCGACGGAAAGGGCCCCGTATCCCGATTCGGCGGAGGCCTCCAGGGGAAGGTCGAGGAGGCGGCTCTCGCCGGGGGCCACCGTCAGGGAGAAGGCCGATTGGCCGTCGAGCCTCAGCGAACCCCGGGCCTCGACGGCCACCTCCAGGGTCAGATCGCCCGAGGCCGTCGAGAGAATCTGGAGGGGGACGACGGGGCGGTCGCCGGGGGCGAGAACCTGGGGAAGGCTCGGATCGACGGTCAGGGGCCGGGAGACGGTCACGTCGTCCTGGGCCGAGCCGACGGAGGCGCCGGAGAAGACGGCCATGAGGCGGGCCCCGCCGGAGAACTGGGGCAGGTCGAAGGAGGTTCGGGCCTCGCCCTCCTCGACGGCCAGGGAGCGGACCTCGGAGAGAAGGCGGAACCCTCGGGCCTGAAAGGGCGAGAGGAGGGGCCCCTGGGCGGCTCCCGCTCCGCCGGCGGGATGAAGCAGGGGCGTCTGGCGCGACTCGACGGGGATCAGCTCGTCGTAGAGGTCGCGGGCTCTCGAGCCCAGCCTGCGCCGGGCCGTGAAGAGCGCCTGCGGGTCGGGCGTCTCGTGGCCCGTGAGCCCCAGAACGGCCCGATCGACCAGAGCCAGCCAGATCTCTCCCGACAGAGGCCGGCCCCTGTCGTCGGTGACGCGGACGACGGCGGGGAGGGTCCCGCCGGGCTCGGCCCTGTCGGGGAGCTCGAGGGTCACCGAGGCGCGGCTCGACCCCGTCTCCACCGGCAGGGGGAGAGCTCCCAGGGCGCTGACGGGGCCGTCGCCCCCGGCGGGACGGATCATCTGGAAGGTGCACCAGCCGTTGGGCCAGATGCGCCCGTCGACGGAGAAGGCGACGTTGCCCGAGGCGCCGGCGCGGAGGACGCGGGCTTCGACGAGGCCTTCGGCCTCGACGGTGAAGAGGGCCCGCCCCGGGAAGGGGGCCCGATAGGCCAGGGAGGCCCGATCGCCGGCCCCGTAACGGTCCCTGTCCAGCTCCAGTTCGACCCGGTCGGGGAGAGAGGCGCCCCTGGCGGCGCTCCCCCAGGGGCGCCAGACGTCGAAGCGCGTCGAGGCCGACGACCCCTCGCCGTCGGAGAGGACGAGAAGGAAGCGCCCCTCGCCGCCGGGCCGGAGGGAGAGAGGCGCCCGTCCCTTCCCGAGGGCCACAGTCCCCTGCGAGAGGGGCACCTTCTCCTCCTGCCAGCCCATCCGTGTCCGACCCTCTTCGCGGACCATGACGTAGCGGTCGGCCAGGGAGAAAAGCTCCCAGGTCAGGGAGACCTCGGCGGGAAGGTCGTCGGCCGTGACGGCGGCCACCTCGAAGGGAAGGGGCCTGTCGGGAAGGAGATCTCCCTCGGGGCTGCGGATGCCGATCTGGAGAGGCGTCACGGCGCAGGGAAGGGAGAGGGGACGAAAGACCCAGCGGCCGCCCGGTTCCATGACCTGGAGGGAGAGGGCAAGCTCCACCAGGGACGGGGCCGTCCACTCGCCGGGCACAGTCCAGTCGCAGGAGGCCCGGCCCGACGCGTCGAGGACGCCCGAGGCGATGAAGAGCTCCGA
The DNA window shown above is from Aminithiophilus ramosus and carries:
- a CDS encoding Ig-like domain-containing alpha-2-macroglobulin family protein, which produces MRKGMVLWGSFFLFWAWAAGARADDFSVLSFSPQGETSGRPEIGLTFSAPVAEAGLVGKIVPSQSLPLEIRPPLEGDAVWDGPDRLVFTPRAALAPATEYRVTLKALRDRSGRLLAGPQSFEFRTAPLKLLSVRPTERTPYGEMTLEFSFSLPVPPQRLAGFVTAESDGRRVELTPQGQVPSERVVVRTESLSGPSLRLTVERGLASDAGPLGLETTETITLDASPRLSVTGSYAESGDDEGRLVLYTSRPVDPADVRGYLALSPERAFRVEPLYGGFALVGAFAPRERVTVTLKKGLGGGEGLGADEILSLVLPDRDRSLRFPVAGTFLSTAEAPRIPLETVNVDAVDVSAWKLYPNNVPLVTGALGEGTEPPKALSRSLGTTAFRVDSRLNGTVRSALDLGALLGEDRGVFLVEARDGADGWDVARQVVTLTDLGLSARVWERGLLVWVNGLSSAEAVKGAAVSVYSSSNQLLAQGVTDGDGLWVAERDVPWDPQLRPAVVTVAHEGDLSFLTLAGDRFADGADRSGSPWVTTYEAACLLPRGIFRPGEGVTITSCVRGPRMALPGTFPVLWKVTNALGMEAFRGVESLSAQGTATAAFELPVESPTGRYRFDLFVPGAEETPLGGAVFQVEDFTPPRIEADLASSRSQTRGGEALNLSFGAAYLFGAPAPDLEWELQARTLPRTYRSARFPQFVFGDGEKDFQGSELFIASGVLDASGRASCDWTVPGEWTAPSLVELALSLQVMEPGGRWVFRPLSLPCAVTPLQIGIRSPEGDLLPDRPLPFEVAAVTADDLPAEVSLTWELFSLADRYVMVREEGRTRMGWQEEKVPLSQGTVALGKGRAPLSLRPGGEGRFLLVLSDGEGSSASTRFDVWRPWGSAARGASLPDRVELELDRDRYGAGDRASLAYRAPFPGRALFTVEAEGLVEARVLRAGASGNVAFSVDGRIWPNGWCTFQMIRPAGGDGPVSALGALPLPVETGSSRASVTLELPDRAEPGGTLPAVVRVTDDRGRPLSGEIWLALVDRAVLGLTGHETPDPQALFTARRRLGSRARDLYDELIPVESRQTPLLHPAGGAGAAQGPLLSPFQARGFRLLSEVRSLAVEEGEARTSFDLPQFSGGARLMAVFSGASVGSAQDDVTVSRPLTVDPSLPQVLAPGDRPVVPLQILSTASGDLTLEVAVEARGSLRLDGQSAFSLTVAPGESRLLDLPLEASAESGYGALSVAVRGPDLDFVVERETVVRPPMPPLTLSGSAVIEGGSFVMKEEGRWLPGTLRTSLYLSGSPEADLLPLVALLRDYPYGCLEQLVSSAWPLVVLPDRAAGARSIGETVARLQTYQLYNGGFASWPNGSLDGWGSLYAAHFLASLEAGQVPEAMARRVRSFLASVLSDISDDGEALSRKAYAAYVMALSGEPPLGWMAWLAERAGEMDDAGRALLAGAYGLGGKKEEGLALAGGTGLQGRDRYASPLRDRALRLLALGVLDRGGAAEASLAAELLRSVASGPLSSQEAATALMALGPYLARADLRPFSAVVDDGTRPVSLATGDDLLLSADRFVAWKVENAGPGPLYASWTASGVPLDAVAAEDRGIRVRRTFTDREGVAIDTSRPLTLGQEIHVRIDIVPTGAVRDVVVVDLLPGCFDVWNPALGPAEETVGARRDVRFDRVLLFPDALDGSVTLGYRCRVVARGDFALPPVVAEAMYAPGVRSLGGGGRLTVR
- the pbpC gene encoding penicillin-binding protein 1C, whose protein sequence is MARGPGAILLGALLAALLWQTPSLLPVEEAPPLEASPTVTDREGRLLWAGLTENEEVCLPLPLEEMGRWLPLVVVEVEDRRFFGHGGVDGIGLIRAVAQNLRQGRIVSGGSTLTSQLVRLLHPRPRTLGAKAVEFLQALALERRLPKEAILEAYLNRAPFGGNLKGAAAGALAWWNKRPRDLSLAEAATLTALLKGPTRYRPDLYPERLRARRDLILAELARRGRVTESEARLAMAEAIPRAMTLPREEFLFASQVLSRGGGRSTLDASLQRLVLDSLAAGLRPLPQEVTAAAVVVDNRDGSVRAYVGNGRFGSSLPWGWVDCASAPRSPGSALKPFLYAMALDEGLLSPSSLMADTPLALSGRAPRNFDLRYRGPVSMADALADSLNVPAVRALRALGVERFLHRLRGLGFSRLTGDGARYGDSLVLGGCEVTPLEMARAYRTLASGRDGPLRFVEGEGLREASSPFSEGSAFLVGQILGDGRRLSPAQRSLLRGRAEMALKTGTSYGLRDAWAVAWNEAWTVVVWMGDPLGTSHAELIGLAAAVPPAVEIMAVLGGSLPERPASVGRRAVCSLSGLPPTSACPHLVEAWYLPGLSPSGPCSLHRWQGGQGVTLWPHELAPPGERPLKEALFRIASPLEGATYLLPPWGDPPRVPLACEGARGRVGWFVDGLHLGEARPGQTLFWTLSAGRHRVGAVDEAGRFHSVHVEVTPWGAGQP